A window of Synergistaceae bacterium genomic DNA:
ATCGTCATCTCTATTTCCCATTGATTCATGATCTATAATAGTTATCACATTTGCGGCCAGTCTCATGGCAGAATTTAGATCACGCGTTATAAAATTCATTGTGCGCTGTAATGCCGAAACATCCGAGTATCTTTCTTGAGTCTCTACTACTCTTCTTACTGTAAAGACTACGGGAGCAAGCGCAAGAGTGGCCAGCATTCCCGTAAGCATAACAGCAATTAATATTTCTAAGAGTGTAAAACCTTTTCTCATTTGCTAGTATTATTATTTCGCGCTTCAGGTGCCGGACCGTTCGCAATAACAAGAGCGTCAAATATATTTCCTTTTTCGTCTCTGTGACGCTGCCTCACTAAATGATAAGTACCGGGCTTGAAATAGCTTACCAGCTCGATTAATGCATTCTGAATCTGATATTTTTGCGCATAAGTCAATAACCTGTTAATATCTTCTGAGTGAGGCTCCCTGTGAAAATGCTGCCATAAAGTATTAAAGCCTCGTGCAATTAATTCGCGGTCGTTAGTCTGTTCACCTAACTGTAAATAATGATACCCGATATTTCTCTGTGCTTCCTCGTATACAATCGGATGTTTTGCGGCCTCATTGAGTAAATTAATTTGCAAATTTGGATTCTGAGTCGATAAGGCCTGACGTAATACATAATTCCCGTAAATCCCATCTGAAATATATAACACTCCGGCAATTGATGAGGCTATACAAATCAGCCCGATTATATTCATGAATGCTTTTGACTTGAAAGCAGGAAATTTCAATTTATCACCGAAAAATTCACGATTAGACAAGGCAAATGCTAAAGTTATCCATACCATATTCTCTATCCTGTGAAATGGACGGGTGAAAATCGCACAAAAAGTTATCAATGACGTTAAACCGAGTGCCCAGACAGCATTAATATTTATTTCCTTGCGCTTGATTAAGCCCCTGACAGCCGGAACGAACCACGCAAGATACATAATAATTAATATTATCCCCCCGATATAGCCGCCTTCACAGAACCATTGCAAAAACTCATTATGCGCCCAGTGGGTATATTGCCATACGTACCAGTCATTATTAAATATTTTGAAGCCCTCGCGCTGTGCCTCCATATAGTGCCATTTATATTGACCAGTGCCGACTCCTAATGGGTGCTCTCTGAACATTGCGTAAGAAGTTGACCAGATCCCCCGCCTGTTGCCTATATTTTCCGCGTGTTCAATTATATCCGCAGTCTTCTCAATAAGACCGCCTGCACGGCTTGAACTCGTAGAGACCCAGAAGACAGCGAGCAAGACAATCATAACCGCCCCGAATCTGATTACATAATTACGGTTAAATTTCCATGCCGCTATAATTAACATGACAAGAAAGCCGCTCACAAGTGCAAGAAATCCCGATCTGCTCGTCGAATTCAGCAAGCCCCAGAAATTTATACCTGCTAAGAATAATAAAATCACGCTGTAATAAACTCTCTTGTCATTGCCGAGATAAAACGCGAGCGCAAAAGTTCCCAGCATGAATAATCCGGCCAAGATCGCAAGTAAAATATTTCCATGTTCAACCGCAAATTTTAAGCATATAACGCCCAGTGCAAGACTTACAGCAGGGGAATAAATTTTTTTGCCGTGTTCGTCCGAGTCATTTTTCCATGCGTCATAGACAAATAAATATATAGCTCCTAAAGCTGCTACGGCTGTCCATAATCCGAACATGTTTTGCTGTGCAGTGTTGCCGATATAATTTCCGGGAGTCGGCAAGATTATGCTGCTAAATTGCTTGAGTGATTCAAAAATTGTCCCGTCAAGAAATGAGAAATTATTTAGATCCCTAATCTGAAGCTCTGCATATAACACGTTCAAAGCCGCGTTTAAATTCCCTAATAATAATACATAACGCAAGCCGTTATCAGGAAATGACGAGACGCTTATAACATAGAATGCCCAGACAGCAAGAAAGCATACCATCTCAAGCGCGAATCCAGTCGGAGAAAATATTTTTACCCATAAAGGCTGTAATGCAGAATAAGCAAGCAAAACCGCCCATATAATCGCAAATATATCAATCTTGAATCTAATTTTATCCTTGCCATAAATCAATAATCTCAAGCCGGCAACAAATACAGCTATTGCAATGGGAACTCCTGTAACTGTCCATTTTATAACGTGCAGAGTGTCAGCAAATTTTATACCGGAATATACTAGATTAGGCAGTGCCAGCGATATAAACCATAGGGGCAGCAATATCCAAACAGGCACTAGGGGAACTTGAATATATTTATCGGGTATCTTATTAATTTTTGCCCTATCAAGTGAAAGCAGCTTTTCTTTTTTCTTCATGTATTAATTAACTCCTTAAAAAATTTATTTATTGCACAAGTGTATATCTCTCAACAGGAGCAAATGAATCGCTGAATGCCGGTATTGCTGGATTTGGCACAAAGGGTTCAAGCCACTGATGAGAAAGTAAGGCCGAAATTTTTGCGTCAGGAGTAGGCGACACTGTAGAAGCTGTATCTCCCATTCCTACGAGTATAATATTTTGCAAAATTTGCGCGTATTTAGGCTCATCGAATAAAACCGGAAATATCATCATAGTACTAAATGACGTATTAAACGCTTTATATATCCCATGAAAGACTCCGGATTTAGTGCCGTAAAGAGACGCTATAATATTTACAATTAATGTGCCGTCGGGATTCAATAATTCGCGCAGTCTCTCAGCAGTCTCTATCGTGGTCATCTGAAACGGTATCGAAGTCCATGAGCTGAAAGTGTCCATTAAAATCGCGTCATATTTCTCGAAACCGGCTTTTATTGCACGATTTAAGAAAGTTCTTGCGTCCTCGTGAAAGATTCTCAAATTCGGGTGATCCTTCAAATCAAAATATACCCGCGCCGTGTCAGTTATTCCCGGGTCAAGCTCTACTACATCAATCGAGACATCAGGACGTTCTGACAATAAATAACGAGGGAAGCAATAACCGCCCCCGCCAAGCATTAAAACTTTTTTTGTGTCAGGCTTATAGTGAAATGCTAAATCATAAAATTTTGTGTAACTGCTTACTAATTCCGAGGGATTATCAAGATACATTAATGATTGAGCCGCGTCGGGATTTGTGATTAATACTCTTAAAGGCCGGCCCGTTCGAGTATTCCTTGCGTCATGGTCAATTATTGAAAGGTGATTATACGCTGTATCAATTTGGACTCCGCGAGGTGTAAAGGGTAAGCCTAAATTTTCAGCCGCATATGTAGCTCCGGCAAGTATAAATAATAATAAAATATTTCTCCATGCTCCTGTGTATACGAGAACTGACAATAAAGCAATCAAGCTCGATAAAAGCATTAAGATAATCCCCGACGGAAATAGAGAAATCAGCACAAAGCCGCCTAAAAATGTTCCCAGAATGCTCCCGGCTGAATTCAAAGCCGATAAACGCCCGACGACTGCACCCGACGAGTCAACATTCTGCATAGCAAGACGAGCTACAAAGGGCGATACCATACCGAGTAATATGCTGGCTGGAGCAAATATAATTACTGCTGCAAAGACTGAAGCGAGATATAAATTTAATACAAGAGACTGCAGCCACGTTAAAATCATGTTGCTTGAATATGCAGTGATTGCTATTATTATCGCAGTAAAAATTAATATCCGTCCGAGTAATTTTGCGTCTGGATTCTTGTCAACAACTGCACCGCCCAGCCAGTTCCCTATACATAGACTCGTCATAATTATGCCGATTAATGCAGTCCATACTATTAATGATGTCCCGAAAAAAGGAGCTACCATCCGCGAGCCTGTTAACTCAAGTATCATAGTAGCTGCTCCGCTGAAAAATGAAACTAGCTGTAAACGTAATTGAATCTTGACTCGTAATCTATTATTATTTCTGTAATCGTAATCATTCAAAATTTTTGTCAACTCCCTATGTGAAATTATAAAATATTTTAAAGCCTAAATTTTGATTTAATGCAAAAAATTTCATAAATAATATTACTCAATCATGCAAATATCATGGAAAATTTTTTATGTGAATTCTATACACACGCAAGCCGAGTCTTTTATTCCCTCCCTTCTTTTCTCTAGTCTACGTAAATAAAACGCGCTGATAATCAAAATTTTATTTCTTGTAAGTACCCGGCATAAACAATAACAAGACCGCAAATAATTCAAGCCTTCCTGCTAACATACAAAACGAGAACAGCCATTTTACAAAACTGGGCAGCCACGCAAAATTTTCTACTGGCCCTAAAGCATTCAAACCCGGCCCGACATTGCTTAAACATGTTACAACGCCGGTAAAAGCCGTCAATAATTCAATACCAAATGCCGTAGTTATGAGAGTCGCTCCTGATAAAATCGCCATGTATAACACGAAAAATGCAGCTGATGAGTCCATTGTGCCTTTAGGAATCGGACGACCGTTTAATCTTGCTGTAATTACTGCGCGGGGGTGTAATAACCTCCAAATTTCTGACTTTAACTGCCGGCCTATTATGATAAAACGCGAGACTTTACAGCCGCCTCCCGTTGAACCTCCTGACGCTCCTATGAACATTAACAGGACAAATATAAATTTTGTGAGTTCAGGCCATAAATTATAATCTTCAACGATAAATCCCGTCGTTGTCATGACGCTTACAACATGGAAAAATGTACGTCTCAAAGTATGCTCGATTCCCTGAAAAGCTCCGGCAAAATATAAAGCTATTGACATTACAAGAGCCGCTATCACAGTAATTAATAAATATGATTTAAACTCTTCATCGGCAAGAAATTCGCGGAATCTTTTATTTAATATCAGGAAATATAACGAGAAATTAACCCCGCTTGCGAACATAAATATTATTATGACCCACTGAATAAACGGACTCGTGAAATATGCTATAGAATTATTTTTTGTAGAAAATCCGCCCGTCGCTATAGTTGAACATGAATGTGCAAACGCGTCAAATAAAGTCATCCCCCCGAAAAATAATAATACCGTCTCAATCAAAGTAAAAGCTACATAGACACCCCATAAATATATAGCCGTCTGATGTAAACGGGGAGTCAATTTTTCAGCAGTTACTCCGGGGACTTCAGCTTTGTACATTTCCATGCCTGAGACTCCTAAGAAGGGCAGGACTGCGAGACTTAATACTATTATTCCCATTCCGCCCATCCAGTGAGTAAGAGAACGCCATAATAAAATCCCGCGCGGCAATGATTCTATATCAGTCATTATAGTAGCTCCCGTAGTTGTGAATCCTGACATAGTCTCAAAAAATGCGTCCGTGTAACTCACATAACCGGCAAAATAATAAGGCAATGCACCCAGTAATGACGCAGCAATCCACGAGAATCCAGTAATGCCGACCCCCTCGCGAATCCCTATTGAAGACTGCGAGCCTTTGGAGTAAATCCGCAAAATAATACACGTTATAATTCCCGTAAACATTGACAAGGCAAATGCGCCCGAGTCCTTGCTGTCATCATATAGGGCAATCAACAAAGACGGAATCATTGCGAACGATACTACTAGACAAATTAAGGCAATTACGCCAGCTACTGTTTTAGTCTTCATGGGTCAAATCTGCTCCGAATAATTTTGCGGCATCAGGCATCATTGAAGTCAACGCAAATAAAATTACATGATCCCCCGCTAAAATCTTTGTCGCTCCGGTCGGGACTAATACATCATCACCGCGTCCGAGTAAGGCAACTATAACGCCCTTCTGTAAACGCAGCTCCATTAAACTTTTGCCGATTAAATCATTATCTTCTTTCATTACGACTTCTAACATTTCAGCGTTAATTTTTTCTATCATTGAATATGCTAGAGTATGACGCGGATAACGTACGACTCTTAATAACAAATTTGCAAGTGCTTCGTTAGGGTCAACAATAGCGTCAACTTTCATAGATTGAGTTAAATCCTGATAATCTTTGCGCTTTACTATCGCAATAGTTTTTTTCGCGCCCATGTTCTTAGCTATGACTGAATAAATTAAATTAAGTTCGTCCGAGTCAGTCGCACAAACATAACCGTCAGCCGATTCGATTCCTTCTTCAGTGAGACTCTTTTTATCTGCACCGTCGCAATTTATTACAAGAGCCTCCCCGAATTCTTCAGAAAGTTTTTCACATCTCGCAGGATCTCTATCAACTAAACGCAGACTCACATTTCCGAAATCTCGTCTAACTCGCTGGGCGATTTGAGTTCCCAGTTTGCCGCCTCCAACGATAAATAATTTTTTTAACGGCCGGGATTTTTCCGGATCTGGCTGGAATAACCCCTGCAAAGTATCAGCACTCTTCTTATAAGTAACTACATAACATGTATCGCCTGCATTCAAAATAGTAAAGCCGTTGGGAACTCCTGCTTCTCCATTTTCACGAGTAATATATACGAATACCGCTATTAATTCCGGAAATTTTGGGCGAATATCCTTCAGTGCCATATTTACGAGCGGGGAATTTTCCGAAATTTTTAGAGTGTATAGAGCTGCCCTGCCGTCTAATAATTCAGCAGTATGAGTCGCCGAACTCACGGCCAAGAGTCCTATTACCTCGCGAGCTATTGACCTTTCTGGAGAAATCATCATGTCGATTCCTAATTTTTTGCCCCAGTCAGGCGAGTCTGTGAACTCTAAATTTCTTGCGCGTGAAATGACTTTGGGAACTCCGGCACTTTTTGCGATCCAGCAAGCTAACATATTTACTTCGTCGCGGTTAGTGCAAGCGATTAACATATCGACATCTCCACCGGGAATTACTCCTGCCTGTGCTAAAACTTGAGGGCGGGCACCGTTCCCCCTTATGACTTGTACGTCAAGTTCTTCGGCATTTTTCGCGTTAGTCTCGTTATTGTCGACTAAATAAATATCATGCTCTTCGTTCTCATCGCTTGAAAGATTTCTAGCAACATTGCGGCCTATTTCTCCGGCTCCTACAATAACAATTTTCATGATTTACGCTCCCACTTACACAAAAAATTTGCGCTAGGTTTCTTTACGCCCTCACGTAAAATTTTATAGGCGAATAAATTTTTTTGTGAATCTAATTTTGCGATTTGAATCGTAATATTTTCGCCGAGTTTTGCCCCGCTCCTGAATGATGCCGATAAATTTTTAAGCTCATAATTCATTAAGTCAATCGGGGTCGAGTCAAATATCCATCCGAAATAAACGGCGTTATTAACATGTGAGTTATAATCTAAATCGTGAAAAGTTACCTGCTTTGTGAATGTCTTAATAATTTGCGAGTCGTCAAAGTCCGGAATCTCTCGAAAATTTGAATCTATTTCCGGCGTATCATTCGTAATTATTTCAGGAAGATGTGCGGCTGCTTTTACTGCCCGGCCTGCTGCTAAGTCTAATAAAATCCAGCTGGTTTTTGCATAAATTATTAATTTGCCATTATCTGACTCGACCTGAAAGACTCTCAGAGTATTATAACCGTGCGAGGGGTCATGATAAGTCTTGATATAAAATTTTTCGTCTAAAACTGGGAGTCTCTCTATAAAATCAATCTCATAACGAGTCAAGACCCATGAATATCCCCGCGCGTTAAGTTCTGTTGCTGTTCCCTCTATGTCATCAACAGCGAGCCCGGCCGTGTCCTGAAAGTGATCAAGCAAATTTTTCAG
This region includes:
- a CDS encoding O-antigen ligase family protein, which gives rise to MKKKEKLLSLDRAKINKIPDKYIQVPLVPVWILLPLWFISLALPNLVYSGIKFADTLHVIKWTVTGVPIAIAVFVAGLRLLIYGKDKIRFKIDIFAIIWAVLLAYSALQPLWVKIFSPTGFALEMVCFLAVWAFYVISVSSFPDNGLRYVLLLGNLNAALNVLYAELQIRDLNNFSFLDGTIFESLKQFSSIILPTPGNYIGNTAQQNMFGLWTAVAALGAIYLFVYDAWKNDSDEHGKKIYSPAVSLALGVICLKFAVEHGNILLAILAGLFMLGTFALAFYLGNDKRVYYSVILLFLAGINFWGLLNSTSRSGFLALVSGFLVMLIIAAWKFNRNYVIRFGAVMIVLLAVFWVSTSSSRAGGLIEKTADIIEHAENIGNRRGIWSTSYAMFREHPLGVGTGQYKWHYMEAQREGFKIFNNDWYVWQYTHWAHNEFLQWFCEGGYIGGIILIIMYLAWFVPAVRGLIKRKEININAVWALGLTSLITFCAIFTRPFHRIENMVWITLAFALSNREFFGDKLKFPAFKSKAFMNIIGLICIASSIAGVLYISDGIYGNYVLRQALSTQNPNLQINLLNEAAKHPIVYEEAQRNIGYHYLQLGEQTNDRELIARGFNTLWQHFHREPHSEDINRLLTYAQKYQIQNALIELVSYFKPGTYHLVRQRHRDEKGNIFDALVIANGPAPEARNNNTSK
- a CDS encoding fused MFS/spermidine synthase; amino-acid sequence: MNDYDYRNNNRLRVKIQLRLQLVSFFSGAATMILELTGSRMVAPFFGTSLIVWTALIGIIMTSLCIGNWLGGAVVDKNPDAKLLGRILIFTAIIIAITAYSSNMILTWLQSLVLNLYLASVFAAVIIFAPASILLGMVSPFVARLAMQNVDSSGAVVGRLSALNSAGSILGTFLGGFVLISLFPSGIILMLLSSLIALLSVLVYTGAWRNILLLFILAGATYAAENLGLPFTPRGVQIDTAYNHLSIIDHDARNTRTGRPLRVLITNPDAAQSLMYLDNPSELVSSYTKFYDLAFHYKPDTKKVLMLGGGGYCFPRYLLSERPDVSIDVVELDPGITDTARVYFDLKDHPNLRIFHEDARTFLNRAIKAGFEKYDAILMDTFSSWTSIPFQMTTIETAERLRELLNPDGTLIVNIIASLYGTKSGVFHGIYKAFNTSFSTMMIFPVLFDEPKYAQILQNIILVGMGDTASTVSPTPDAKISALLSHQWLEPFVPNPAIPAFSDSFAPVERYTLVQ
- a CDS encoding TrkH family potassium uptake protein, whose product is MKTKTVAGVIALICLVVSFAMIPSLLIALYDDSKDSGAFALSMFTGIITCIILRIYSKGSQSSIGIREGVGITGFSWIAASLLGALPYYFAGYVSYTDAFFETMSGFTTTGATIMTDIESLPRGILLWRSLTHWMGGMGIIVLSLAVLPFLGVSGMEMYKAEVPGVTAEKLTPRLHQTAIYLWGVYVAFTLIETVLLFFGGMTLFDAFAHSCSTIATGGFSTKNNSIAYFTSPFIQWVIIIFMFASGVNFSLYFLILNKRFREFLADEEFKSYLLITVIAALVMSIALYFAGAFQGIEHTLRRTFFHVVSVMTTTGFIVEDYNLWPELTKFIFVLLMFIGASGGSTGGGCKVSRFIIIGRQLKSEIWRLLHPRAVITARLNGRPIPKGTMDSSAAFFVLYMAILSGATLITTAFGIELLTAFTGVVTCLSNVGPGLNALGPVENFAWLPSFVKWLFSFCMLAGRLELFAVLLLFMPGTYKK
- the trkA gene encoding Trk system potassium transporter TrkA codes for the protein MKIVIVGAGEIGRNVARNLSSDENEEHDIYLVDNNETNAKNAEELDVQVIRGNGARPQVLAQAGVIPGGDVDMLIACTNRDEVNMLACWIAKSAGVPKVISRARNLEFTDSPDWGKKLGIDMMISPERSIAREVIGLLAVSSATHTAELLDGRAALYTLKISENSPLVNMALKDIRPKFPELIAVFVYITRENGEAGVPNGFTILNAGDTCYVVTYKKSADTLQGLFQPDPEKSRPLKKLFIVGGGKLGTQIAQRVRRDFGNVSLRLVDRDPARCEKLSEEFGEALVINCDGADKKSLTEEGIESADGYVCATDSDELNLIYSVIAKNMGAKKTIAIVKRKDYQDLTQSMKVDAIVDPNEALANLLLRVVRYPRHTLAYSMIEKINAEMLEVVMKEDNDLIGKSLMELRLQKGVIVALLGRGDDVLVPTGATKILAGDHVILFALTSMMPDAAKLFGADLTHED